In Euphorbia lathyris chromosome 9, ddEupLath1.1, whole genome shotgun sequence, the following are encoded in one genomic region:
- the LOC136206878 gene encoding BTB/POZ and MATH domain-containing protein 4-like, giving the protein MPPTTSPPCTPTTSLSITETVNGSHRFTIQGYSLAKGIGVGKHIASENFTVGGYQWAIYFYPDGKNPEDNSSYVSVFIALASEGTDVRALFELTLIDQSGEGKHKVHSHFDRSLESGPYTLKYRGSMWGYKRFFRRAMLETSNFLKDDCLKIHCTVGVVVSAIDCSRLHSIKVPESDIGNHFGMLLENEECSDITFNVHGEKFHAHKLVLAARSPVFESEFFYALEEDNREVFVTDTEPKVFKALLHFIYKDTLVEDEELSVSGSSSMSSVSDTLVGKLLAAADKYDLPRLRLMCESVLCKDISVNSVAKILALADSFNAMDLKSVCLKFAAENLIAVMRSDGFEYLKENCPLLQSELLKTVAGCEEEFSGGGKSRSVWGQFSDGDDTNDRSVRQQTWENVGERSQGLWVQLDDGDGDRSPDQAD; this is encoded by the exons ATGCCCCCCACGACGTCTCCGCCATGTACCCCTACTACCTCCCTCTCCATAACCGAAACCGTCAACGGCTCCCACCGTTTCACCATCCAAGGTTACTCCTTGGCCAAGGGTATCGGCGTCGGCAAGCACATCGCCAGCGAGAATTTCACAGTCGGCGGTTACCAGTGGGCTATTTACTTCTACCCCGATGGTAAGAATCCTGAGGATAATTCTTCCTATGTCTCCGTCTTCATTGCCCTAGCTAGCGAGGGTACTGATGTTCGTGCCTTGTTCGAGCTCACCTTGATCGATCAGAGTGGCGAAGGCAAGCATAAAGTCCATAGCCACTTCGATCGCTCTCTTGAAAGTGGCCCTTACACCCTCAAGTACCGCGGCAGCATGTG GGGCTATAAACGTTTCTTTAGACGGGCAATGCTTGAAACATCCAATTTTCTTAAAGATGATTGCTTGAAGATTCATTGTACTGTTGGGGTTGTAGTTTCTGCAATTGACTGCTCAAGACTGCATTCTATAAAGGTTCCTGAATCGGATATTGGGAACCATTTTGGTATGTTATTGGAGAATGAGGAATGTTCTGATATCACTTTTAATGTGCATGGTGAAAAGTTCCATGCTCACAAATTGGTATTAGCTGCTCGTTCTCCTGTGTttgaaagtgaatttttttatgcATTGGAGGAAGATAATCGTGAAGTTTTTGTAACAGATACGGAACCTAAGGTTTTTAAG GCTTTGCTGCACTTCATATACAAAGATACTCTAGTCGAAGATGAGGAGCTTTCTGTGTCAGGTTCCTCTAGCATGTCATCTGTATCCGATACTTTGGTAGGAAAGCTGTTGGCTGCAGCAGACAAATATGACTTACCTAGACTCAGATTAATGTGCGAATCTGTACTCTGCAAGGATATATCAGTAAATTCTGTGGCCAAAATTCTTGCCCTGGCTGATAGTTTTAATGCTATGGACTTGAAATCTGTTTGCCTAAAGTTTGCTGCAGAAAATCTCATAG CTGTGATGCGATCTGACGGTTTTGAATATCTGAAAGAGAACTGCCCGCTTTTGCAGTCAGAACTTTTGAAGACAGTGGCAGGTTGCGAGGAGGAATTCAGTGGAGGTGGAAAGAGCCGAAGCGTGTGGGGACAGTTTTCGGATGGAGATGATACAAATGATAGGAGTGTAAGGCAACAAACATGGGAAAATGTTGGGGAAAGAAGCCAAGGGCTGTGGGTGCAACTTGATGATGGTGATGGTGATAGGAGTCCTGACCAAGCTGACTGA